AACCGACGCCTCCCAAGCCGGCGCGCGATTACTTGAGTTACTCGGCCGTCACGACGTACCAAGGTTGTCCGTTGCGGTACTTCTTTCGCTACATCGCCGGCCTGCCGGAGCGAACCGTCTCGTCGAGTCTAGTGTTCGGCAGCGCGATCCATCGAGCCGTCGAGTACCACTTCAACGAGTTGCTGGCCGGCAACGAGCCGCCGACAGCGGAGGCGCTCCTCGGTGAATATGACCGACACTGGCGAGAGACGAATTCAGCAACGGTCCGATTCGGCAAAGGTGAGAACCTCGACGGCCTTGGTGACTTAGCGAGACGCGTGATCGCAGCCTTCCAAACAAGTTCGCTCGCAGTGCCGAACGGCCAAATCATCGGTGTCGAGGAAGAGCTTCGGGAACCATTGCTGAGCGGCTGCCCGGACGTGTTGGGCCGCATCGATCTGCTGGTGGAGACCGTCGACGAGCTGATCGTGACGGATTTCAAAACGTCACGGTCGCGGTGGTCACGAGCGCAAGCCGATGATTCGGCCGGACAACTCTTACTGTATCACGAGCTGGTTCGCGACTTCGCACCGCGAAAGCGACTGCGATTGCAGTTCGCCGTGATCACCAAGACCAAAGAGCCATCGATCGATCTGCTCGAGGTGGCGATCGACCGGAAGCGGATCGACCGAACGAAACGCGTCATGGAACGGGTCTGGAAAGCGATCGAGGCGAAGAGCTTCTATCCGGCACCGTCGGCCATGCAATGTCCGACATGCCCGTTTCGTGAGCCGTGCCGCAAGTGGAACGGCTAGCGAACTTCAGGATCTAATCAAAATCAATCAGAGTAATTCGATTTCAGGAGGAAAGAATGGAATGCATCATCATTGTCGCCGTCGTCCTCGCGCTCGCGGGCTGGGCTTTCAAGGCCGGCAAACGGGAAGGGAGCCGCGGAGGTTTCGCGGCGGGCCGACGCCGACGCCACTAACTCGCGGACGTTCATCGTCAGTTCCACAGGCGACAACGCAAGGATGGTGGACCGACATCATCGCAATCGCGGAGATCTTAACGCCGGCTATCGGCGTAATTGGATCACTTATCGCAGTTTCTTGGTGGCTTTTGATTCGTCAGTTCCGTCGGTCTAGTCGCCGCGATTGAGCCGAGCCGTCCAGCGATCGCCCCGGTCCGTGCTCGCCGAACGGCTTGCGCGGGCCGGAGTTCAATTCAGGAGGAACGGCTACGGCGATCCTTTTCTTAGCATTCCTAACGGCTATCCGGATTTCCTGAAACGCAATTGTGTCGCGCAATCCTGCAGGCTAGAACCGTTCTGAATACGATGTGCTTCACGACGCCCCAAGACCCCATCGCCTCTCGCTCTCATGAAACCTTGCCTCACCTCGTTGCTAATCGGCTTGACAACCTCGTTCGCTCTGCCCGCGCCGGCATTCAGCGCCGACGGACCCAAGCCTGCCGCGACTGCGCCGAAGCCTCCGGCGCGGCCTCAGCCGCCGACACGTCCGTTCGATGCGCCTGGAGCGCCGAAGTTCACGCGTCTCGATGAAAAGCCCGGCGTGAATCCACCCGTCGACGCGGAAGGGGATTTCGTCATCGGACCCGAATATGCGGCGGCGCCGGAGACGAAGGTGGTCGAGGGAGTGCCGCAGGGGAAAGTGCAACAGTTCAGCATGGACTCGAAAGACTGCAAACTCTTCAATCCCGGGATTGCCCGCGACGTCTTCGGCACCCTCGATCCCAAGAACCCTAAAACGCTGATCGTGGAAACCCACAGAATCGACTACAAGCGGATCATCACCGTTTACGTTCCCGCGCAATACGTCCCCGGCACCGCCGCCCCCTTCATCGTCACGCACGACGGGCCGGGCCTGGGCAAGCCGGACCTGAATCTGCCGCGCATCCTCGACAACCTCATCGCCCAACGACGCGTTCCCGCCCTGATCGCCGTCATGGTCGGCAACGGCGGCGGCGATGCGCAGGGTCATGAGCGCGGCCGCGAATACGACACGATGTCAGGCCTGTATGCCGAGTTCATCGAGAACGAAGTGTTGCCCCTGGTCGAGAAGAACTACGGCGTCAAACTGACCAAAGATCCGGATGGTCGCGCAACGATGGGGAACAGCTCGGGCGGCTCGGCGGCGCTCATCATGGCCTGGTATCGCCCGGACCTTTATCACCGCGTGCTCACGACCTCCGGCACCTTCGTCAATCAACAGTGGCCCTTCAACCCCGAGACGCCCGACGGTGCTTGGGGCTTCCATGAGAAGCTCATTCCCGAGAGCGAACCGAAACCCATTCGACTCTGGATGGCGGTCGGCGATCGCGATTCGCTCAACCCCAACATCATGCGCGACGGCATGCACGACTGGGTCGAGGCGAACAATCGCATGGCCAAGGTCTTGAAGGCCAAGGGCTATCACTATCAATACGTCTACTGCCTCAATGCCGGCCACGGCATCGGGAATGCCCGGGCGCAAGTCCTGCCTCAGGCGCTGGAATGGCTTTGGAAAGGGTATCCTGTTGCCCGAGCTCCTTGAGCGTTGGGGATAGCCGGGGAGGCACTTCACTGGGCCTTCGACTCCATGGCCGGAAAGTCATGCGCCCGTTCGAAGTCGGCATCCTCGGTCGGTATCGCCGTTTATCGCCGGCGACTCTTGTCGATATCCGGTGAGCGTCGAGAAAATCGATACGACGGTATTCAATCTTGGACCGTTGCGTGCCCCGCAACGATGGTGGATCTCGTCGCTATTTCAAACATGCATTCTTCAAGCCCGACCTGAAGTCGGGCGCTTATGGTCCCTTATGGGATACAGGGCCTGGATGCCCTCGAGAAAAGCACTGGGATGTCCGGTATTAAGCGGTCGATGAGGTCCGTCGGGAGCTATCGACTGGGTTCAAGTCTGATACAGGACTCGAACCAAGTGAAGATTCCTCGGGAAATGTGAATATTCCGTCTGTGAGTGGCGCAGACTCCGGCGCACATTGTGCCGAAGCTTCGATTGCCGATCGTGAACTTGCTCGGCTGGTAGATTGTTGGCCTGTTTTGTCCCAGCCGGTTCGACGATGCATCTCGGCGCTGGTAAACGATGCCGCGCCGCCCGGCTGATGCCTTCGCTCGAATCGTTGCGAAGCGCTCCCGATATTCTCGATTTTCCTTCGCGGTGCCGAAACAGATACATTGAAAATCGTTGTGCCGGAGTGGGTCGCGGACGTGTTGCCCGAGACGTGCTCGTGCGACAGGCAAACCGCTGTTGACTTCGATCTGCCGTCGGAACACGAAGCCCACGGCGGTGATGACGACTATCCATTGGACCTCGGCGAGTTCAACAGCGCCACGTGCATGTTTCTCCCTGGTCGATGTAGCCCGCCACCAGTCGCCGCCCCAATGCCAGCGGCGCTGGGCCGGCTATCCTTAATTCCGAATCCGTTAGCTGATTTACGCAACATCGCTGCCCGCATATGATGAAACATGCCACCTTCGAGGGGGTTGTCGTTCTCTGAGACAAAATGTGTCGACGAAACTTGCAGCGTCGCAGTGGACGTCCTCCATGCAGATCCGAAATCAACTCGCGGCTTACGGCACGAACGTGCTCGCGTTCACGGCGTTCTTGCCGATTTTGGCCGGCTATTTTTGGCGACTCTGGTCGCTGCCGCACTACCAGTTGTTTCCGATCACACTGCTCGGCGGTGCCGCGCTGTTGCACCGCGATGTTTTCTCACTGCCGCCGAACAACTCGGCGTCGTTCGGAAAAGTCGTCGCCGGTTCGACCGTGTTCTTCCTGCTGCTCACGGCAGCCATCTTCGTCTACTCTCCATGGCTGGCTTACGCAGCCTTTCTCGGACAACTCGCCGTTACCATCTATCGTCGCGGCGGAATCGAGGCGTTGCGCTCCGGAATCCCCGGACTAATCCTATGCCTGAGTTTGCTCCGTCCCCCGTTTGGCGGCGATGAGAAATTGATTCAGTCGTTGCAACGATTCACGGCCGCGGCCGCCGGCTATGTTCTTGATTTCCTCGGAGTGCTCCATCACCTCTCGGGCAATGTCGTGGAACTTCCCGGACGGAGTATGTTGGTCGAAGAAGCCTGTGCGGGTCTCACGTCGCTCGTCTCCGCCTGTAGTCTGACGCTGTTCTATTGCTTATGGACCCGTCGCTCGGCGGCGGCGACTTGCGTGCTGCTGCTCAGCGCGCCCGTTTGGACGGTCATTGCCAACGTCGGTCGCATCACGGCGATCGCCGTGCTCCGCTACTACTGGAACATCGCCGCCGACGAAGGCCTCCGGCACGACATCTCGGGCTTCATCGCCTTCTGGTTCGCCATTCTGCTCATCTGGAGCACGGATTGCTGGCTGAAGTTTTTCGCCGCAGTCGTGCAATCGCCGCCTGCGATCCCGCCGGTCGCCACGTCCGCGCCGGTCACGGCACAGATCGCGCGACCGCCGGCGTCGTCGGTGATGCTCAGTGCGAGAGTGGTCGGCGCATTGGCTTGGGCTTGGCTGATCTTCTGCCAAGCGCCGCTGGTCGCCCTGCTGGCCGAAGATGTGCAAGTCAGTTCACGGCGGGCGGAGTTTACCCAGGCTCACGACTGCCTCTTTCCCCCGCAGGACGGCTCGTGGATCCGCGACAAGGCGGAGTCGATCGAACGCCTCGGCACCTCGGCGTTCGGACAGTTCACCGAGCGCGCCGACTATCGCTCGGAAGAACTTCACATCGTCGAAACGTTCGATTATCCGTTTCACGGTTGGCACGAGCTTGCCACCTGCTACGCCAGTCAAGGTTGGGTCATCGTTGCTCGGAGCGAGGAGGCGACGAAATCCGGCGGCGTTCGAGTCGTCCTGCGGATGCGACATTTCGCCCGTGGACGCTACGGATACTGTGCTTTTTCACTGCTGGACGGGCACGGAGAAACGCTGACTCCGCCGGCGACTCGAAATTGGGAGCGGATCCAGGCCCGCATTCGAGAATCTTTGCGTGGGGGAAGTCTCCGTTTATTCCGGCCGGAAGTCGCTGGCTTGTCCGACCGCCCGGCCTTCCAATCGCAAGTCTTCTTGGAGCAATACTCCGAGCCCGACGCAGACGCGACGGCGGCTGCGAACGCGGCGCTCGAACGC
This genomic interval from Planctomycetia bacterium contains the following:
- a CDS encoding PD-(D/E)XK nuclease family protein — protein: MIRAPVRPATRASPAPQPTPPKPARDYLSYSAVTTYQGCPLRYFFRYIAGLPERTVSSSLVFGSAIHRAVEYHFNELLAGNEPPTAEALLGEYDRHWRETNSATVRFGKGENLDGLGDLARRVIAAFQTSSLAVPNGQIIGVEEELREPLLSGCPDVLGRIDLLVETVDELIVTDFKTSRSRWSRAQADDSAGQLLLYHELVRDFAPRKRLRLQFAVITKTKEPSIDLLEVAIDRKRIDRTKRVMERVWKAIEAKSFYPAPSAMQCPTCPFREPCRKWNG
- a CDS encoding prolyl oligopeptidase family serine peptidase; its protein translation is MKPCLTSLLIGLTTSFALPAPAFSADGPKPAATAPKPPARPQPPTRPFDAPGAPKFTRLDEKPGVNPPVDAEGDFVIGPEYAAAPETKVVEGVPQGKVQQFSMDSKDCKLFNPGIARDVFGTLDPKNPKTLIVETHRIDYKRIITVYVPAQYVPGTAAPFIVTHDGPGLGKPDLNLPRILDNLIAQRRVPALIAVMVGNGGGDAQGHERGREYDTMSGLYAEFIENEVLPLVEKNYGVKLTKDPDGRATMGNSSGGSAALIMAWYRPDLYHRVLTTSGTFVNQQWPFNPETPDGAWGFHEKLIPESEPKPIRLWMAVGDRDSLNPNIMRDGMHDWVEANNRMAKVLKAKGYHYQYVYCLNAGHGIGNARAQVLPQALEWLWKGYPVARAP
- the xrtU gene encoding exosortase U — translated: MQIRNQLAAYGTNVLAFTAFLPILAGYFWRLWSLPHYQLFPITLLGGAALLHRDVFSLPPNNSASFGKVVAGSTVFFLLLTAAIFVYSPWLAYAAFLGQLAVTIYRRGGIEALRSGIPGLILCLSLLRPPFGGDEKLIQSLQRFTAAAAGYVLDFLGVLHHLSGNVVELPGRSMLVEEACAGLTSLVSACSLTLFYCLWTRRSAAATCVLLLSAPVWTVIANVGRITAIAVLRYYWNIAADEGLRHDISGFIAFWFAILLIWSTDCWLKFFAAVVQSPPAIPPVATSAPVTAQIARPPASSVMLSARVVGALAWAWLIFCQAPLVALLAEDVQVSSRRAEFTQAHDCLFPPQDGSWIRDKAESIERLGTSAFGQFTERADYRSEELHIVETFDYPFHGWHELATCYASQGWVIVARSEEATKSGGVRVVLRMRHFARGRYGYCAFSLLDGHGETLTPPATRNWERIQARIRESLRGGSLRLFRPEVAGLSDRPAFQSQVFLEQYSEPDADATAAANAALERLAARAAEVLLKPATQSGLRREDSHGD